A part of Deinococcus aerolatus genomic DNA contains:
- a CDS encoding ABC transporter substrate-binding protein yields MSKSPFKKALLIAAALATTTSALAAGKLEIFSWWAGDEGPALEALVKLYKEKYPSVTVDNATVSGGAGTNAKAVLKTRMLGGTPPDSFQAHAGQELIGTWVVAGRMEDLSSLFKSEGWTKAFPADVVKLISSKGGIWSVPVNVHRSNVMWYNPAKLKAWGVTVPKTWPEFINTCATLKKKGVAAPLVVGENWTQQHLWENVMIGTLGAQGWENLWAGKTKFTDPKVVGAFTTFGKVMDCANKDASGLSWQQASDRIISGQSAFNIMGDWAAGYYTTTKKLAPGQGFGWATAPGTSKTFVMLADSFGLPKGAKNRAEAINWLKLLGSKQGQDAFNPLKGSIAARTDSDLSKYNTYSKSAATDWKNSKIVGSMAHGAVAPESFMSAFGAVIDQFVATRNSAGAAAAAQALATRAGIGQ; encoded by the coding sequence ATGAGCAAGTCACCGTTTAAGAAAGCGCTGCTGATCGCCGCTGCCCTCGCCACCACGACCAGTGCGCTGGCCGCCGGCAAGCTGGAAATCTTCTCGTGGTGGGCCGGGGACGAGGGCCCCGCCCTGGAGGCTTTGGTCAAGCTGTACAAGGAGAAGTACCCCAGCGTGACGGTGGACAACGCCACAGTGTCGGGCGGCGCGGGCACCAACGCCAAGGCGGTGCTCAAGACCCGCATGCTCGGCGGCACGCCGCCCGACTCCTTCCAGGCCCACGCCGGCCAGGAACTGATCGGCACCTGGGTGGTGGCGGGCCGCATGGAGGACCTGAGCAGCCTGTTCAAGTCCGAGGGCTGGACCAAGGCGTTCCCGGCTGACGTGGTCAAGCTGATCAGCTCCAAGGGCGGGATCTGGAGCGTGCCGGTCAACGTCCACCGCAGCAACGTGATGTGGTACAACCCGGCCAAACTCAAGGCGTGGGGCGTCACGGTGCCCAAGACCTGGCCGGAATTCATCAACACCTGCGCCACCCTGAAGAAAAAGGGCGTGGCCGCGCCGCTGGTGGTGGGCGAGAACTGGACCCAGCAGCACCTGTGGGAAAACGTGATGATCGGCACGCTGGGCGCGCAGGGCTGGGAAAACCTGTGGGCCGGCAAGACCAAGTTCACCGATCCCAAGGTCGTGGGGGCCTTCACCACCTTCGGCAAGGTCATGGACTGCGCCAACAAGGACGCCTCGGGCCTGAGCTGGCAACAGGCCAGTGACCGCATCATCAGCGGCCAGAGCGCGTTTAACATCATGGGCGACTGGGCGGCCGGATACTACACCACCACCAAGAAGCTGGCCCCCGGTCAGGGCTTCGGCTGGGCCACTGCCCCCGGCACCAGCAAGACCTTCGTGATGCTGGCCGACTCCTTCGGTCTGCCCAAGGGCGCCAAGAACCGCGCCGAGGCCATCAACTGGCTCAAGCTGCTGGGCAGCAAGCAGGGCCAGGACGCCTTCAATCCCCTTAAGGGCAGCATCGCCGCGCGCACCGACAGTGACCTGAGCAAGTACAACACCTACTCCAAGAGTGCGGCCACCGACTGGAAGAACAGCAAGATCGTCGGCAGCATGGCCCACGGCGCCGTCGCCCCCGAGAGCTTCATGAGCGCCTTCGGGGCCGTGATTGACCAGTTCGTCGCCACCAGGAACAGTGCGGGCGCCGCCGCCGCGGCGCAGGCCCTGGCCACGCGCGCGGGCATCGGGCAGTAA
- the lysS gene encoding lysine--tRNA ligase, which translates to MSDVPATPAPAGPPRPDNLHEQTVSRLNNLDAQVAAGFEASPYSYPRTHHTRDALAAHPADAEGKLEPGQEWPEETYALAGRITLLRHMGKAAFADLTDEHGSLQLHFSKQDTGNFDPTKKIDLGDIVGVRGFPFVTRTGQLTLRVTSWQPLVKSLHPLPSKFHGLQDEELRARRRYLDLMINPERRAAFRIRSRAIRYIRNYLDTREFMEVEGPTLQVVAGGTEAKPFKTHHNALSHDFSLRISLELYLKRLLVGGFERIYEIGRNYRNEGIDRTHNPEFTMLEAYFAYGDYQDMMRLVEEMLSGLVQEVKGTDTLTYQGKEISFALPFKRLDFVTALKEAAGLDFEPTDLARLREWTDVKHPELRKVPDYKLLDKLFGTYVEDTLIQPTFVTDVPLAISPLVKAHRSRPDLAERADLFVAGFELAPIYSELNDALDQRARFEAQSARRDAGDDEAHEQDEDFLLALEYGMPPAAGMGMGMDRLAMLLTDSDSIRDVLLFPLLRPEGHSGEAEAQD; encoded by the coding sequence ATGTCTGATGTTCCCGCCACGCCTGCCCCCGCTGGGCCGCCACGCCCCGATAACCTGCATGAACAGACCGTCAGCCGCCTGAACAACCTGGACGCGCAGGTGGCCGCCGGTTTCGAGGCCTCGCCGTACTCATACCCGCGCACGCACCACACCCGCGACGCGCTGGCCGCCCACCCCGCCGACGCCGAGGGCAAGCTGGAACCGGGGCAGGAGTGGCCGGAGGAAACCTACGCGCTGGCCGGGCGCATCACGCTGCTGCGGCACATGGGCAAGGCGGCCTTTGCTGACCTGACCGACGAGCACGGCAGCCTGCAACTGCACTTCTCCAAGCAGGACACCGGGAACTTTGATCCCACCAAGAAGATCGACCTGGGCGACATCGTCGGCGTGCGCGGGTTTCCCTTCGTGACCCGCACCGGGCAGCTGACGCTGCGCGTGACCTCGTGGCAGCCGCTGGTCAAGAGCCTGCACCCGCTGCCCAGCAAGTTTCACGGCCTGCAAGACGAGGAACTGCGCGCCCGCCGCCGCTACCTGGACCTGATGATCAATCCCGAGCGCCGCGCGGCCTTCCGCATCCGCTCAAGGGCCATCCGCTATATCCGTAACTATCTGGACACCCGCGAGTTCATGGAGGTGGAAGGCCCCACGCTGCAGGTTGTGGCAGGCGGCACCGAGGCCAAGCCGTTCAAGACCCACCACAACGCGCTGTCGCACGACTTCAGCCTGCGTATCAGCCTGGAGCTGTACCTCAAGCGGCTGCTGGTGGGCGGCTTCGAGCGCATCTACGAGATTGGCCGCAACTACCGCAACGAGGGCATCGACCGCACCCACAACCCCGAATTCACCATGCTGGAAGCCTACTTCGCTTACGGCGACTATCAGGACATGATGCGGCTGGTGGAGGAGATGCTTTCCGGGCTGGTGCAGGAGGTCAAGGGGACAGACACGTTGACCTACCAGGGCAAGGAAATCAGCTTCGCGCTGCCGTTCAAGCGGCTGGATTTCGTGACTGCCCTGAAGGAAGCGGCAGGGCTGGATTTCGAGCCTACCGACCTCGCCCGCCTGCGCGAGTGGACGGACGTGAAGCACCCCGAACTGCGCAAGGTGCCGGATTACAAGCTGCTGGACAAGCTGTTCGGCACCTACGTGGAGGACACGCTGATCCAGCCCACCTTCGTCACGGACGTGCCGCTGGCCATCAGCCCGCTGGTCAAGGCGCACCGCAGCCGCCCCGATCTGGCCGAGCGTGCGGACCTGTTCGTGGCCGGCTTCGAGCTGGCCCCCATCTACTCGGAGCTGAACGACGCACTGGACCAGCGCGCCCGCTTTGAGGCCCAGAGTGCCCGCCGCGACGCCGGGGACGACGAGGCCCACGAGCAGGACGAGGACTTCCTGCTGGCGCTGGAATACGGCATGCCGCCCGCTGCGGGCATGGGCATGGGCATGGACCGTCTGGCGATGCTGCTGACCGACAGTGACAGCATCCGCGACGTGCTGCTGTTTCCGCTGCTGCGCCCCGAGGGTCACTCCGGCGAGGCTGAGGCGCAGGACTAG
- a CDS encoding GreA/GreB family elongation factor has translation MTQANKTVRLTREGYDRLQRALGQEQARLAEATRILQEQMETSADTEDTGLEDAKREKMNIEARIDELEDTLSLATIIEEHENDGRVELGAIVVLGNETTKKDMKVMVVSAPEASVTGGSLPRVSDDSPVGKELMGRKKGEAFVVNLDNGKQMKYKVKSIEY, from the coding sequence GTGACGCAAGCAAACAAGACAGTCCGACTGACCCGCGAAGGCTACGACCGCCTGCAGCGTGCCCTTGGCCAGGAGCAGGCCCGCCTCGCCGAGGCCACCCGCATCCTGCAAGAACAGATGGAAACCAGCGCCGACACCGAGGACACCGGCCTGGAAGACGCCAAGCGCGAGAAGATGAACATCGAGGCGCGCATCGATGAGCTGGAAGACACCCTGAGCCTGGCCACCATCATCGAGGAACACGAGAACGATGGCCGCGTGGAACTGGGCGCCATTGTGGTCCTGGGCAACGAGACCACCAAGAAGGACATGAAGGTGATGGTGGTCAGTGCCCCCGAGGCCAGCGTCACCGGCGGAAGCCTGCCCCGCGTCAGCGATGACAGCCCGGTGGGCAAGGAACTGATGGGCCGCAAGAAGGGCGAGGCCTTCGTGGTCAATCTGGACAACGGCAAGCAGATGAAATACAAGGTCAAGAGCATCGAGTACTGA
- a CDS encoding MFS transporter codes for MTAQSPPGPPPLTVTLLAAGTVAFFTLGVIQAMYGPAFTLFQDRFGVSTAGVGIIASAHFVGSALAPPLVGILLIRLSLRRVVVAALLTLALGVTLVALAPTWPLAVAGALLGGFGLGGVSGGLNAAYASIGTRAVNLVNAVFGLGSILSPLLVAGAGGNLSVPFLTVAALCALTLLSARVWGFPAMHEQPLPPAPGRAGVRVAFFLALIACYVGLEVGFGAWAGRHLQSLGYASFAVIVAGYWGGMTVARVLMSIFGARVRPERLVLGCAALTIVAGLAATQTALAPAAYIAAGLVLGPVFGTTLVWSTRSLPARWVPFLLTSGSVGGIVAPYVLGVLAGRFGPGAIPLSLAALAAVLVAVTWGTLRVTRPAQPLVPVT; via the coding sequence GTGACTGCCCAGAGCCCGCCTGGCCCGCCGCCCCTGACCGTGACCCTGCTGGCGGCGGGCACGGTGGCGTTCTTCACGCTGGGCGTCATTCAGGCGATGTATGGCCCCGCCTTCACGCTGTTTCAGGACCGCTTTGGGGTATCCACGGCTGGGGTGGGCATCATCGCCAGCGCGCATTTCGTGGGGTCTGCGCTGGCCCCGCCATTGGTGGGCATTCTTCTCATCCGCCTGAGCCTGCGCCGGGTGGTGGTGGCCGCGCTGCTGACGCTGGCACTGGGCGTCACGCTGGTGGCGCTGGCCCCCACCTGGCCGCTGGCGGTGGCCGGGGCGCTGCTGGGCGGCTTCGGTCTGGGCGGCGTCAGCGGCGGCCTGAACGCGGCCTACGCCAGTATTGGCACGCGGGCGGTCAATCTGGTCAACGCCGTGTTCGGGCTGGGCAGCATCCTGTCACCGCTGCTGGTGGCCGGGGCGGGCGGCAATCTGTCCGTTCCCTTCCTCACCGTTGCTGCCCTGTGCGCACTGACGCTGCTCAGCGCGCGGGTGTGGGGGTTTCCGGCCATGCACGAGCAGCCCCTGCCTCCGGCACCGGGCCGGGCCGGGGTGCGGGTGGCCTTTTTTCTGGCCCTGATCGCGTGCTACGTGGGGCTGGAGGTGGGCTTCGGGGCGTGGGCGGGGCGCCACCTGCAAAGTCTGGGGTACGCCTCGTTCGCCGTGATCGTCGCCGGGTACTGGGGCGGCATGACGGTGGCCCGCGTTCTGATGAGCATCTTCGGCGCGCGGGTGCGCCCGGAGCGGCTGGTGCTGGGGTGCGCGGCCCTGACCATCGTGGCCGGGCTGGCGGCCACCCAGACGGCGCTGGCCCCGGCGGCGTACATTGCGGCGGGGCTGGTGCTGGGGCCGGTGTTCGGGACCACGCTGGTGTGGAGCACCCGCAGTCTGCCCGCACGCTGGGTGCCGTTCCTGCTGACCTCGGGCAGCGTGGGCGGCATCGTGGCGCCCTACGTGCTGGGGGTGCTGGCCGGACGTTTCGGCCCCGGCGCCATTCCGCTGTCGCTGGCCGCGCTGGCCGCCGTGCTCGTGGCGGTGACGTGGGGGACCCTGCGCGTGACGCGCCCGGCCCAGCCCCTGGTCCCGGTCACCTGA
- a CDS encoding endonuclease MutS2 encodes MPFDARALTALDFPRIRDALAERSSTSLGAERARALSPSGDPGRIARELDEVEDALFGVSLSLGGIQDIRELHARTQDGRVLSGQELLTSAYSLDGAMTVKRAINANSRGPLREVALGLGEHSELIRRVLSALDRDGGVRDDASHRLRDLRKRIEPLRGRIRERLAATLEKWADILQENIVTIRRDRYVLPVQASRVGQVQGIIVDASATGQTYFVEPAAVTQLNNELTRLILDEEAEVRRILIELSGLLAADADVPMTLTTIGELDLIAARARLARDWRLNRPEAVTDGTYDLREARHPLIDNPVPNDIRLGETKVLLITGPNMGGKTATLKTLGLAVLMHQCGLYVAAASAKLPVVSDVLVDIGDEQSIEASLSTFASHLKHLRYVLRYASPDTLVLVDELGSGTDPNEGAALSQSIIETLLAQDARGIVTSHLSPLKLFALETPGLKNASMGFDLETLAPTYALQVGQPGRSYALAIAQRMGLPEDVLERATSLLGEDAGIMERMLEGLERERAELAAQLEGTAAARREAEAELGRVRQERETLDVRRGEMLAEAAQKAESLYADAIERVRTLRARAQEDSARPRVMQELRELRTAAQKARPAPAVREERGDPIRVGNMVDVPAYNAGGQVLELRGDDLVVQLGVMKVGVKRRDVRLRPEVKASAPKGKGMRSGFAGTTPSNFAAELQLRGLGVEEAVEELRTAILEASALKETPLRVVHGKGQGVLRRLLREYLKNDKKVESYHDAEPNQGGHGVTVVNIRV; translated from the coding sequence ATGCCGTTCGATGCCCGTGCCCTGACCGCCCTGGATTTTCCCCGTATCCGTGACGCCCTCGCCGAGCGCAGCAGCACGTCGCTGGGCGCAGAGCGGGCGCGGGCGCTGTCGCCTTCCGGCGATCCAGGCCGCATAGCCCGCGAGCTTGACGAGGTGGAAGACGCCCTGTTCGGCGTCAGCCTCTCCCTGGGCGGCATTCAGGACATCCGTGAGCTGCACGCCCGCACGCAGGACGGGCGCGTGCTGAGCGGTCAGGAGTTGCTGACGTCGGCGTATTCCCTGGACGGCGCGATGACCGTCAAGCGGGCCATCAACGCCAATTCACGCGGCCCGCTGCGCGAGGTGGCCCTCGGCCTGGGCGAACACTCCGAGCTGATCCGGCGGGTGCTGTCGGCGCTGGACCGCGACGGCGGCGTGCGCGACGATGCCAGCCACCGTCTGCGCGACCTTCGCAAGCGCATCGAGCCGCTGCGCGGGCGCATCCGCGAGCGGCTGGCCGCCACGCTGGAAAAATGGGCCGATATCCTGCAGGAAAATATCGTCACCATTCGCCGGGACCGCTACGTGTTGCCCGTTCAGGCCAGCCGCGTGGGGCAGGTGCAGGGCATCATCGTGGACGCCAGTGCCACCGGCCAGACCTACTTCGTGGAACCGGCGGCGGTCACGCAGCTGAACAACGAGCTGACCCGCCTGATTCTGGACGAGGAAGCTGAGGTCCGCCGCATCCTGATTGAGCTGTCGGGCCTGTTGGCCGCCGACGCCGACGTGCCGATGACCCTGACCACCATTGGCGAGCTGGACCTGATCGCCGCCCGTGCCCGGCTGGCCCGCGACTGGCGCCTGAACCGCCCGGAAGCCGTGACGGATGGCACCTACGACCTGCGCGAGGCGCGGCATCCTCTGATCGACAATCCCGTTCCCAACGACATCCGGCTGGGCGAGACCAAGGTTTTGCTGATCACCGGTCCCAACATGGGGGGCAAGACGGCCACCCTCAAGACGCTGGGGTTGGCCGTTCTGATGCACCAGTGCGGGCTGTACGTGGCCGCTGCCAGCGCCAAGTTGCCCGTCGTGTCGGACGTGCTGGTGGACATCGGCGACGAGCAGAGCATTGAGGCGTCCCTGAGTACCTTCGCCAGTCACCTCAAGCATCTGCGCTACGTGCTGCGGTATGCCTCGCCGGACACGCTGGTGCTGGTGGATGAGCTGGGCAGCGGCACCGATCCCAACGAGGGCGCGGCGCTGTCCCAGAGCATCATCGAGACGCTGCTGGCGCAGGACGCACGCGGCATCGTGACCTCGCACCTGTCACCCCTGAAGCTGTTCGCGCTGGAAACGCCGGGCCTGAAAAACGCCAGCATGGGCTTCGATCTGGAAACCCTGGCCCCCACCTACGCCCTGCAGGTGGGACAGCCGGGCCGCAGCTACGCGCTGGCGATTGCCCAGCGCATGGGCCTGCCGGAAGACGTGCTGGAACGCGCCACCTCGCTTCTGGGCGAGGACGCCGGCATCATGGAGCGCATGCTGGAGGGCCTGGAGCGCGAGCGGGCCGAGCTGGCTGCCCAGCTGGAGGGTACCGCCGCCGCCCGCCGCGAGGCCGAGGCCGAACTGGGCCGCGTGAGGCAGGAGCGCGAGACGCTGGATGTCCGCCGGGGCGAGATGCTGGCCGAGGCTGCCCAGAAGGCCGAATCGCTGTACGCCGACGCCATCGAGCGGGTCCGGACCCTGCGGGCGCGTGCCCAGGAGGACAGCGCCCGCCCCCGCGTCATGCAGGAGCTGCGCGAACTGCGAACCGCCGCTCAGAAGGCCCGCCCTGCTCCCGCTGTGCGTGAGGAACGCGGCGATCCGATCCGGGTGGGCAACATGGTGGACGTGCCGGCCTACAACGCGGGCGGACAGGTGCTGGAACTGCGCGGCGACGATCTGGTGGTGCAGCTGGGCGTCATGAAGGTGGGCGTCAAGCGCCGCGACGTGCGCCTGCGCCCCGAGGTCAAGGCCTCGGCCCCCAAGGGCAAGGGCATGCGCAGCGGTTTTGCGGGCACCACCCCCAGCAACTTTGCCGCAGAACTGCAACTGCGCGGCCTGGGTGTGGAGGAAGCCGTCGAGGAACTGCGCACCGCGATCCTGGAAGCCTCAGCCCTCAAGGAAACGCCGCTGCGGGTGGTCCACGGCAAGGGCCAGGGTGTGCTGCGCCGGCTGCTGCGCGAGTACCTCAAGAACGACAAGAAGGTGGAGTCCTACCACGACGCCGAACCCAACCAGGGCGGGCATGGGGTGACTGTGGTGAACATCCGGGTGTGA